In Candidatus Hydrogenedentota bacterium, the sequence CTCCTCCGGCAAGCAGCCCAACTGCTTCCAGTTTCTGCGATTGGCGCAACTGCTCCTCAAGGCGAGTTCGCTCCGCCTGAGCCTGTTTTTGCGCCGTCATGTCGCGGAGAAAGGCCACGATCCGGCCCTGCTTGTCACGACGGAACTGACAACTGACCTCTACATCGTATTCGCTTCCGTCCTTGCGGCGATGTCGGGATTCAAAGCGATCATGACCAACCGCCATCACTTTCTGGATGTGCTCCGTCGAGACGGCCTCCGATTCCATGGCATCGAGGTCCGAGATTCGCATGGTCTGCAATTCTTCGTGGCTGTACCCGCTCATCCTGCAATAGGCGTCGTTGACCTGCAAAAGCCGCCCGGTGCGATCCGCCATCCAGAAACCGTCCTGCGCGGTCTGAATAATCGCCCGTTGTTCCTCTTCTCGCTCTCGCAGCGCCACCTCTGCGGCTTTGCGTTCCGTGATGTCTCGGTCGACACCCCGGAATCCTATCCACCGGCCTTCCGAGTCCAACACGGGAACCCCGCTGGTCTCCATGACGACTTCCCTGCCGCCCTTCGTTAGGCATACGTTTTCCAGATTGAAGAAGGGTTGCCGGTGCCTGACAATCTGTTCGAATATGCTCATCACGCGTTGCGACTCGGATTCGGGCATGATGTCAAAGGGAGTGCGTCCCAGTAGTTCGTCGGGCGCATACCCCAGAACATCGCGGACGCGGGGGCTGACATAAACGTAACGGCCCTCGGAATCGACTTCCCAAATCCAGTCCGAAATCGTTTCCACAAGCGCGCGGTAGCGCTCTTCGCTCTGCCTCAACGCTTCTTCAGCCTGCTTACGTTCGGTAATGTCCACGCAAGTGCCCCAGGCTCGAATCAGCTTTCCATTCTCGACAAAACCTACGTCGTTGGACAGAAACCAGCGGCGGTTGCCTGACTGGGTAACCTCTTCCGTCTCGTTATCTTCGACGCGATATCCGGATTCGATGAACCGCCGGACGGCCGCTCGGTTGACAGGACTTCTGGTATCGCCGTGGAGTTCCGGAAGCCGCCTTCCTATCAGGTGTTTCGGCGACAAGGCTCCGTACATCTCGGCCATGGCTTGATTGCACTCGCCAATGTAGGCGTTTGCGTAGATGGCGTCTATTTGCTCTTCGACGGGCAGGCTGATATCGACGGGGCTATCCAGGTCCGTCCGGTAGATGGCTTCATGGCTCTGGCTGATAAAGGAGTTGTAGCTTTCGTTGCTGCGCGCTAGCGCCTCTTGCGCCGCGATCAACTCTCCAACGTCTTGCACGAGCGCCAGGAAATAGTCCACCGAGCCATCTGCTTTGCGCACGGCCGAAACGGAAACGATCGCATGGAGGAAACTGCCATCTTTTCGGACGTATCGTTTCATGACCTTATACGATTCGATCTCACCGCTCAGCACCCGATTGAATTCGGAAATGTCCGACTCCAAATCGTCGGGATGCGTCAGTTCGGGCCACGTCTTACGCTTCAGTTCTTCGCGCGTGTAACCCAGCATGTCGCAGAGTTGGTCGTTAAATGTAATCCAATTCTTCTCCGTCGACGAGATCGTCATGCCGATGAGCCCTAGCGAGAATATCTTTTTCAGCCTCGCTTCGGTTGCGTTTTTGGCTTCCTCGGCGCGTCTGCGGGCCACGATGTCCCACGCCAGGTCGGCAAGCCGGAATACCGTGCCAACGTCCTCCTGGTTGTACTCCGACGGTTTGTTGCCCACACCCAGGATCGCGACGATCTTTGCCCCCCGGAAGACGGGCACCACCAGTTCCCGCTCCACTGCCGCGTGCCCCTCCGGCATGCCCTTGCGGTGGGGCAATGACGCGTAGTCGTTGTGTATTACTGGCCGGCCTTCGCGGATGCAGTCCGCCCAGACCCCGGCCTTTTCGTAGTCGTAGTGAAGACCGGAGCCTTCCGCCGTGCAGAACTCGCGTTCTGTCGCCGTGGACCACACCTGGAGCGAGATGGTCCGCTGGTCGTCCTCCAGGAAATGATAGAACCCGATCGGACTTTCCGTGAGGCTGCACGCCCGATCCACCGTTTCGCGAAGGAGCTGTTCGAGCGAATGGTCTTGGGCAAATTCAATGAGGGCCATACGAGAGGCATACAGACGGTTTTCCCGAGCTACGGCCGTCTCGGCTTGGTGCCGTTCCGTAATGTCGCGTCCCACGGCGACAATCGAGGACACGTCTCCATGCTCGGACTGGACCGCACGCGTGGACCACGAGTACCATCGCCATCCGGATTCGGTCAAGGTTTTCACCACAAAGCTGCACTGATACGGAGGCTTCAGTACGCGGGTCAGCGACTTGGAAATTCTCTCGCGGTCATCGGCGGGCAACAGGGAAACATACTTCACGCCCAGCAAGTCTTCGGCGCGCGTTCCGAAAACGTCGCAGAAGTTTGGGCTGACAAAGCGTACGGTGCCGTCTGTATCCAGATGAACGATGAGTTCGCTCTGGTTCTCAACCAGCACCCTGTACTTCTCTTCACTCTCGCGCAGGATCTCGCGCGTGAGAACTTCCTGCGTCATGTCCTTGCACACACCTACTATCTGATCAATCTGCCCCGAAGCATCTCGTACAGCCTGCCCGACTGCATGGAGATATCGCACCTCTCCGTCAGACTGCCGGACAATCCGGTGGTGAATGTCGTATGGCGCGCCTTGATATTGGGTGGCATTGAAGGCCTCTGTCACACGCGCCAAGTCTTCGGGATGCGCAATCGGGTACAGATCGTTCAGGCAACGAATCTCGCGGACGATGCCGTGGATGCGTTTCCATTCGTCGGAGAGGTGAAGCTGATCTTTTTTCATGTCAAAGGCCCATGAGCCGACGTGCGCCAGACTTTCCGCCCGTTCGAGTACTTCTTGACGCCAGCGTGATGCATGCTCCGCAAGCTTTCGTTGAGAGACGTCGCGAGAATAGATGATTAGTCTGGTGACGTTTCCGAGATCATCGGTCAGGGGATATGCCGCGTTCTCGAACCAGTACCCTTCGCGTTCGTCGTCAAACTGTACGGGCTGCTTGGACTGAATAGCCTGATTTGCTCGCTCTCGGAGTTTCGCGACGGCATCGGGGGAGAGAAAGCCGTCTATGGGGCGCCCCAGAATCGCTTCTTGCGTGGTCCCGAGTCGCGTGGCCATGGTCGAGTTCAACGCCAGCACCAATCCTTGGGTGTCCATGATGAAGATGGCCTCGTCCGTCGCGTCAAGAGCTGCTTGCAGCAGCGCATCACGCTCGCGGACGGCTGCTTCCGCACTTTTTAGGGCTGTCACATCGAAGTGAGTCCCTACCATGCGAAGCGGCTTTCCATCCTCCGACCATTCCACCACCTTGCCGCGGTCCATGGTCCATATCCAGGATCCATTCTTGTGACGCAATCGCTTGGGACACTCGTAAAACGTGAGCGTTCCCGCAAAGCAGGCGTCCAGCATCTCATCAGACATCGGGAGGTCGTCCGGATGGCAAAGAGATGCCAAGCGATGGATATCAAGCGGCTTCAGTTCCTCTGGCGTGTATCCTGCAATCTGCGCCCACCTCTCATCGACTGTCACTCGGCCGGACGGGATGTCCCAATCCCAGAGTGAGGCACGAGACGCCTCAAGCGCGAGGTCTAGCCAGAGGTCATCATCGCGAGGGCCGATTACTGTGGAAGCCTTCTGGAGGGTCTGAGAACTCTCGTTCATCGCACTTTGTGATGTGCTTGCGTATGGAGGCGTGGGCGGCGTGTTCTCCTGGTCTGCGCTCTGCCTGGCGGAGTCCGTGTCTGCAAGACACACGCCTTTGGTTTGGCCTGCCTCGCGTCGGAAAGGGACCATGAACGCAGTTGCTGCACTCACAATCAGAAACAGGACCGTCGAGTAGACGTTGCTCGGGTCGTGAATTGAGAAAGCGTGTTGAGGCGGAAGAAAGAAATAGAGGGCCAGGATAGAGGAAAAGACCGCTGCCCCGATCCCGGCGAGTCGGCCGCCAAACCGGGCGCTTACCATGACTGCGGGGAAAAACAAGAACCAGGCAAAGGGCTGGATATAGTCCCAAAGCTGCCACTGCACCCAGCATGCGACCGCAGGCGGCAAGAGAACACTTGCTACCTGCAACAGTCCCCGTACAGCGACCGCAACCATGAAATACTACCCCACTCTTACCGGAGGGGATCAGAGCTGCAGTGTTTTCCTATCAGCCTTTCAGCATTCCCGCCGGAGCTTAATTTCATCATGGTTTTGGGCAGCATGTCAAGGTAAATTCGTGTATGTCGGCAGATACGGATTTCTATTTCAATAAAAACGAATAATGAGCAATGCTTAGTTTTAAGAGCTTTCAGGGTCGGGGTCATGGTTGAGGACGGCCTCTCCTCAGAGACAAAGCGAGTAAGTGACTGCAAATAAACAGCGGTGCGCCTTTACCCGAATGCGCAGCCCGCGCCCCCGAACATGAATGATCGCATGACTAGGGCTTGATGGGCTCTCTCAATTCGTGTGATTCGTGGTC encodes:
- a CDS encoding PAS domain S-box protein; amino-acid sequence: MVAVAVRGLLQVASVLLPPAVACWVQWQLWDYIQPFAWFLFFPAVMVSARFGGRLAGIGAAVFSSILALYFFLPPQHAFSIHDPSNVYSTVLFLIVSAATAFMVPFRREAGQTKGVCLADTDSARQSADQENTPPTPPYASTSQSAMNESSQTLQKASTVIGPRDDDLWLDLALEASRASLWDWDIPSGRVTVDERWAQIAGYTPEELKPLDIHRLASLCHPDDLPMSDEMLDACFAGTLTFYECPKRLRHKNGSWIWTMDRGKVVEWSEDGKPLRMVGTHFDVTALKSAEAAVRERDALLQAALDATDEAIFIMDTQGLVLALNSTMATRLGTTQEAILGRPIDGFLSPDAVAKLRERANQAIQSKQPVQFDDEREGYWFENAAYPLTDDLGNVTRLIIYSRDVSQRKLAEHASRWRQEVLERAESLAHVGSWAFDMKKDQLHLSDEWKRIHGIVREIRCLNDLYPIAHPEDLARVTEAFNATQYQGAPYDIHHRIVRQSDGEVRYLHAVGQAVRDASGQIDQIVGVCKDMTQEVLTREILRESEEKYRVLVENQSELIVHLDTDGTVRFVSPNFCDVFGTRAEDLLGVKYVSLLPADDRERISKSLTRVLKPPYQCSFVVKTLTESGWRWYSWSTRAVQSEHGDVSSIVAVGRDITERHQAETAVARENRLYASRMALIEFAQDHSLEQLLRETVDRACSLTESPIGFYHFLEDDQRTISLQVWSTATEREFCTAEGSGLHYDYEKAGVWADCIREGRPVIHNDYASLPHRKGMPEGHAAVERELVVPVFRGAKIVAILGVGNKPSEYNQEDVGTVFRLADLAWDIVARRRAEEAKNATEARLKKIFSLGLIGMTISSTEKNWITFNDQLCDMLGYTREELKRKTWPELTHPDDLESDISEFNRVLSGEIESYKVMKRYVRKDGSFLHAIVSVSAVRKADGSVDYFLALVQDVGELIAAQEALARSNESYNSFISQSHEAIYRTDLDSPVDISLPVEEQIDAIYANAYIGECNQAMAEMYGALSPKHLIGRRLPELHGDTRSPVNRAAVRRFIESGYRVEDNETEEVTQSGNRRWFLSNDVGFVENGKLIRAWGTCVDITERKQAEEALRQSEERYRALVETISDWIWEVDSEGRYVYVSPRVRDVLGYAPDELLGRTPFDIMPESESQRVMSIFEQIVRHRQPFFNLENVCLTKGGREVVMETSGVPVLDSEGRWIGFRGVDRDITERKAAEVALREREEEQRAIIQTAQDGFWMADRTGRLLQVNDAYCRMSGYSHEELQTMRISDLDAMESEAVSTEHIQKVMAVGHDRFESRHRRKDGSEYDVEVSCQFRRDKQGRIVAFLRDMTAQKQAQAERTRLEEQLRQSQKLEAVGLLAGGVAHDFNNLLQVMMGYVQLAAGDLGKGHPLRQELREVVKAGGRARDLVNQLLTFSRRQVMRPTALDLNAVIEGFLKMLYRVIGEHIQLTFNPGSGIESIYADQGMLEQVLMNLCVNARDAMGSSGTLTLETRPVFIDKKTMESGGFPQQGKYAQLSVSDTGCGMDSETISRIFDPFFTTKEQGKGTGLGLSTVYGIVGQHNGVVQVRSEPGCGSTFTVYLPIVESPIEQPQEEGSSSTVGGTETILVAEDDEGVRRLASRILSEAGYTVLWAANGVEAIERFTENRDRVRLLLLDVVMPVMGGKEALERIRLLSPDIPALFVSGYAEDAMHADFTLPEGMKLIRKPYMPDDLLATIRSILDSSALEGVKHGD